The Chelonia mydas isolate rCheMyd1 chromosome 1, rCheMyd1.pri.v2, whole genome shotgun sequence nucleotide sequence cccagccatcagccccgctcagcctgctgctggcctgggctcCACCCacctcgctgctggtctggggttccagctgccaggccccctgctagccagggtCCGGGCCTCCGGCTCTGGTCAGCCCTCCTGCCAGCTTGGGGTACTGGCAGACAGCCCAGTGCTCTAcagcccttatcaaaaattacactacaattagcttaaaaactttgtatattacagtaataattaaatgtatataatgttaataaatacataggtttgattaaAGTAGTTGTatttatgtgcctgtgcttaattttgtgtgtgtttgatgatttaccttcttaGTCTCAcatgtctcacacccccagaaGGGGCATTTTGCACCCCCCaggggtgtgtgcaccccaggatctgcattttaatttaattttaaatgaagcctcttaaacattttaaaaaccttgtttactttacatacaatagtttagttatacaatatagacttagagagagagaccttctaaaaacgttaaaatgtattactggcacatgaaaccttaaattagagtgaataaatgaagactcaacactccacttctgaaagattgccgacccctggtatagGTACTGGCTTCAGCACACCTTGAATTTCATGGTCTTTTGATTCTTGATCTTAACAGATTTTGGATCCTTCCTCCTGGCTGTGAGCAGGAAGTCTTTAATTTCTTCAGTTTTGTGTGGCACGGCAATGGGCCAAGCTCTAGGCATTTGCTGCTCAAGCAGCCACAGACATGATGGTAACCTGTAAGAAGAGTGGTGTGAAGACATTGCAAAATATTAGTATTCTCACTGGACCACTGAGTTTGTTGAAACTGCAGCAGTGGTGAATTATGGATCACTCTGAAAACATATGTTCAGGGTTGGGTTACGTTCCAGAAATGCATGCAATGTAGTGTCATGCTGAAGTCCCTGTTTAACTTTCAGCTGTaatatgaacaaacaaacaaaaacaaactttagTTACTGTGATTTGCATTGTAATGGTTTACAAAGAAAAGGAGATTAGAGCAGGTTCACATGCCACACAAGTTCATTGGTTTTCATCAAATAGTACAAGTGGCTTAGGCCTTgtcactgccactttacagcacttcaactttctcgctcagggttgtgaaaaaacacacccctaagcgctgcaagtttcagcgctgtaaagtggcagtgtagacaatgcaccagcgctgggagctactcgcctcgtggaggtgggtttttctatagctcccagcgctggtgccgtgactacacagccacattaaagcactgctgcagtgaagacgtgccctcaGTATTTCTGTGTAACTTCCTAATACTAAACGACAAGTTAACTTCATTAGTTTAATCTTCTAACTCTGCATTGTTTAAATGTTTAACATTTAAATTTCTTCCTTTATGGATTTACTCTAAATTTTCAGTTTAACCACAAATGACTTTTCTCCTCAATGTGTGTTTACCTTCCCactgctcttccccccccccccccccccccacaaacaaaccCCATTGGAAATTAACAAAACTTATTTACTTGCTTGGTTCTGCGCAATTGTTTATTATATCAGCACAGCTTCACACATAGATTGTGTCCTTGCCATTCCTTCTGCTAGCCATGAAAGCAGCAGCTAATTAATACAATGTGTAGGTCCTACATAAACAATATTTCAGAATGGTCGCACTCTTTTCTTCCTTCTTATTTAAGTTATAGCTTTGAAACGCACATGTGCGCACACAACCTGGGGGAAATTTCTGACTCTTAGTGTCCACTGAGAGTCCATCACAATCATTTGTCTAGCTGGGGATTGTGGATTTGGAAAGATATATTCATCTAgtgtaacaccattgacttcagtgatgcatttgaagctgggggtggggggggtgggttggttttttggggggtttatttttttggttttactCTTATACATGCAGCCCACAAGTCATGTGTGCTATAGCTCTTGCCGGTTATATTATACTGGCTCAAAAAACCATCTCAGGACTAATGggatttttacatttattttga carries:
- the LOC114018780 gene encoding 60S ribosomal protein L38-like, which codes for MPRAWPIAVPHKTEEIKDFLLTARRKDPKSVKIKNQKTMKFKVLQTADLYTLLITDKEKAEKLKASQPPGLAVEELK